A region of Pyxidicoccus parkwaysis DNA encodes the following proteins:
- a CDS encoding S41 family peptidase, protein MPVIPGASVSNSPVLQRLRRCALAAAAAVLASCASVPAPSVAAPETFPPEAVRADLRFVMETLECNHPDLASSVDRRELERTLAEVERTLDHPLTRDEAWAALARLNPAFADGHVLIGPPGWREESRAQLARGGGFFPFEVFLGPDGAPRILSALGGGSTAHAGRALTRINGQDAREVVRELMSRMHGDTPRFRAALLALRWWLYYGKLHGTPARFELELDGAEVVRVPASRELPAMLRAEEDFERLYRFELLDGGNALLTLGSFSYPDKARYFAFVQDAFSRMRTAGTRRLIIDLRANGGGDDDMWKEGILRYVADRPYRAGSSYLKRVQESSRKPGETTGQVVAGEITSLEEPRLEEPLRFEGEVWLLVGPLTYSSAVLFSNVVQDYHFGAVAGVGDVVRVRQSGGVQSVALPHTGLMLSYPRFVLDRPSGAREPALLRPEVVLDDDPLQPRAAVDALLSRPVLTPRALPPPASAARPAPPPVHPR, encoded by the coding sequence ATGCCGGTCATCCCGGGAGCCTCCGTGTCCAACTCGCCCGTACTTCAGCGCCTGCGCCGATGCGCGCTCGCGGCCGCCGCCGCCGTCCTCGCGTCCTGTGCCTCCGTCCCCGCGCCTTCCGTCGCCGCGCCGGAGACATTCCCTCCCGAGGCAGTCCGGGCGGACCTGCGCTTCGTGATGGAAACCCTCGAGTGCAATCATCCGGACCTGGCGTCCTCCGTCGACCGGCGCGAGCTCGAGCGCACCCTGGCGGAGGTGGAGCGCACGCTCGACCATCCCCTGACGCGTGACGAGGCGTGGGCGGCGCTGGCCCGGCTGAACCCGGCCTTCGCGGACGGACATGTGCTGATTGGACCCCCAGGCTGGCGGGAGGAGAGCCGCGCGCAGCTGGCTCGCGGCGGCGGCTTCTTCCCCTTCGAGGTGTTCCTCGGGCCGGACGGTGCGCCGAGGATTCTCTCGGCGCTCGGCGGAGGCTCCACGGCGCATGCCGGCCGGGCCCTCACGCGCATCAACGGACAGGACGCGCGCGAAGTCGTGCGGGAGCTGATGTCCCGCATGCACGGAGACACTCCGCGCTTCCGCGCGGCCCTGCTCGCGCTGCGGTGGTGGCTCTACTACGGGAAGCTTCACGGCACGCCCGCGCGCTTCGAGCTGGAATTGGACGGGGCTGAAGTCGTACGCGTGCCGGCGAGCCGGGAGCTTCCCGCCATGCTCCGGGCCGAAGAGGACTTCGAGCGGCTCTACCGCTTCGAGCTGCTCGACGGTGGGAATGCCCTGCTCACGCTGGGCTCGTTCTCCTATCCGGACAAGGCGCGCTACTTCGCCTTCGTCCAGGACGCCTTCAGCAGGATGCGGACCGCCGGGACGCGACGGCTCATCATCGACCTGCGCGCCAATGGCGGAGGAGATGACGACATGTGGAAGGAGGGCATCCTCCGTTACGTGGCGGACCGGCCCTATCGCGCGGGCTCGAGCTACCTCAAGCGGGTGCAGGAGTCCTCTCGCAAGCCGGGGGAGACCACCGGTCAGGTCGTTGCCGGCGAAATCACCAGCCTCGAGGAGCCCCGCCTGGAGGAGCCGCTTCGCTTCGAGGGGGAAGTATGGCTGCTCGTCGGCCCGCTCACCTACTCGTCAGCGGTGCTCTTCAGCAACGTGGTCCAGGACTACCACTTCGGTGCCGTGGCGGGAGTGGGAGACGTGGTGCGCGTCCGCCAGTCCGGTGGCGTGCAGAGCGTGGCCCTGCCCCACACGGGGCTGATGTTGTCCTATCCCCGGTTCGTGCTGGACCGTCCCTCGGGTGCGCGGGAGCCGGCGCTGCTGCGGCCGGAGGTGGTGCTCGATGACGACCCGCTTCAACCCCGCGCCGCCGTGGACGCCCTGCTGTCGCGGCCCGTGCTCACTCCGCGCGCGCTTCCACCCCCGGCATCAGCCGCGAGGCCAGCGCCGCCACCAGTGCATCCTCGGTGA
- a CDS encoding DUF1990 family protein: protein MGKGEMASESNDIESTPAADLLLAEHGAGPLLQRDYWAVIKDCPHPPSTIIDWVERRFAEFAPSELCVFKHVNASREGEPLQVGEELTVKIQGAGTFSMRVIHKNAQSFTLATLPGHPEAGRITFGAYRNEHGDVIFHIRSRARSGSTFHYLGFVAAGEAMQTNTWTEFVLRVAVTAGEGVVGVIHADTTKLEKEPEGMDPERDPTFIAKGDEDHD, encoded by the coding sequence ATGGGAAAGGGCGAGATGGCGAGCGAGTCCAACGACATCGAGAGCACTCCGGCAGCCGACCTCCTGCTCGCCGAGCATGGCGCGGGCCCGCTGCTCCAGCGCGACTACTGGGCGGTCATCAAGGACTGTCCGCATCCGCCGTCCACCATCATCGACTGGGTGGAGCGTCGCTTCGCGGAGTTCGCTCCCTCGGAGCTGTGTGTCTTCAAGCACGTGAATGCGTCGCGCGAGGGCGAGCCGCTGCAGGTGGGCGAAGAGCTGACGGTGAAGATTCAGGGAGCCGGTACCTTCAGCATGCGCGTCATCCACAAGAACGCGCAGAGCTTCACGCTCGCCACCCTGCCCGGCCACCCAGAGGCGGGCCGCATCACCTTCGGGGCGTACCGCAACGAGCACGGCGACGTCATCTTCCACATCCGCAGCCGGGCGAGGTCCGGCTCGACATTCCACTACTTGGGGTTCGTCGCGGCGGGCGAGGCCATGCAGACCAACACCTGGACGGAGTTCGTGCTGCGCGTGGCCGTCACCGCCGGAGAGGGAGTGGTGGGCGTCATCCACGCCGACACCACGAAGCTGGAGAAAGAGCCGGAGGGCATGGACCCGGAGAGGGACCCGACGTTCATCGCAAAGGGAGACGAGGACCATGATTGA
- a CDS encoding ArsR/SmtB family transcription factor, whose protein sequence is MPRTFDRRAIDAPAQIRLLSSPVRQELVDTLAALGGEASVADLAEQLGRPADGLYYHLRVLCRGGLVREVEPVEGDEQRYRLAGTGAAPLRLAYRAGKAGNLAALGRFARSLLRIATRDFEEGLRLEDVVVSGPQRELWTARNKGWLSARDVEEVNRLIERLCELTSQPRAPGRECLMSLAFVLAPIRPRAKRRARSE, encoded by the coding sequence ATGCCCAGGACCTTCGACCGCCGCGCCATCGACGCGCCGGCGCAGATTCGGCTGCTCTCTTCTCCGGTGCGGCAGGAGCTGGTGGACACCCTGGCCGCGCTCGGCGGCGAGGCGAGCGTCGCCGACCTGGCCGAACAGCTCGGGCGTCCTGCGGACGGGCTCTACTACCACCTACGCGTGCTCTGCCGCGGCGGGCTGGTCCGCGAGGTGGAGCCTGTCGAGGGGGATGAGCAGCGCTACCGCCTCGCCGGCACGGGAGCTGCGCCACTTCGTCTGGCCTACCGCGCCGGGAAGGCCGGCAACCTCGCGGCCCTGGGAAGGTTTGCGCGGAGCCTCCTGCGAATCGCGACGCGTGACTTCGAGGAGGGGCTGCGGTTGGAGGACGTGGTGGTCAGCGGTCCGCAGCGCGAGCTCTGGACGGCTCGCAACAAGGGCTGGCTGAGTGCTCGGGACGTCGAGGAGGTCAACAGGCTCATCGAACGACTCTGCGAGCTCACCAGTCAGCCGCGAGCCCCCGGCCGCGAGTGTCTGATGAGCCTCGCCTTCGTACTCGCGCCCATCCGGCCTCGCGCGAAGCGGCGGGCCCGGTCCGAGTGA
- a CDS encoding NADase-type glycan-binding domain-containing protein → MQGYFDSNARGFSRRVSRTAAAWVGLLTTVAALTLPGRAAAQSYEGKACTAQGRSDLKGLKPGAQLKGGLEEGRTGDFSGWATSTLLPTGKAPACKDCPPEAEDDLNERKMAQHEWTCGYSAQRVSDSKPETAWCEGAKGNGVGEVLLASVEQGSPVRIWAGFGKSDKLHAANARPRKVRVSVLQTRSAEANQVGFSYSGLTVVATGEVELKDVNGYQELKLPAFKADAKAKGTFVALEVLSVYPGAKFEDLCISEVSSADAS, encoded by the coding sequence ATGCAGGGGTACTTCGATTCCAACGCGCGCGGTTTCTCGCGCCGGGTTTCACGGACGGCGGCTGCGTGGGTGGGGCTGCTCACCACCGTGGCCGCTCTCACGCTGCCCGGACGCGCGGCCGCGCAGTCCTACGAGGGCAAGGCGTGTACCGCGCAGGGCCGCTCCGACCTGAAGGGGCTGAAGCCTGGCGCGCAGCTGAAGGGCGGCCTCGAGGAAGGACGGACAGGAGACTTCTCGGGCTGGGCGACGTCCACGCTGTTGCCAACGGGCAAGGCGCCCGCGTGCAAGGACTGCCCGCCCGAGGCCGAGGACGACCTGAACGAGCGGAAGATGGCCCAGCACGAGTGGACCTGCGGCTACTCGGCGCAGCGGGTGTCCGACAGCAAACCGGAGACGGCGTGGTGCGAGGGCGCGAAGGGAAACGGCGTGGGCGAGGTGCTGCTCGCGAGCGTGGAGCAGGGAAGTCCTGTGCGCATCTGGGCCGGGTTCGGGAAGTCCGACAAGCTTCATGCGGCGAACGCGAGGCCCCGCAAGGTGCGCGTCTCCGTGCTCCAGACACGAAGCGCCGAGGCAAATCAGGTCGGCTTCAGCTACAGCGGACTCACCGTGGTCGCCACCGGTGAGGTGGAGTTGAAGGACGTCAACGGCTACCAGGAGTTGAAGCTCCCGGCCTTCAAGGCCGACGCCAAGGCCAAGGGCACGTTCGTCGCGCTCGAGGTGCTGTCCGTCTATCCGGGTGCGAAGTTCGAGGACCTGTGCATCAGCGAGGTCAGCTCAGCGGACGCATCCTGA
- a CDS encoding DUF1990 family protein — protein sequence MIEWRWLSGWTEEELVPRLDEARSLGRNYAAGAGEMTLEAGWSQVHSVGLLGHELPGPPQPDGIFERARKVMETFDFSDPRIVRWHFSADEPLRGRTVLLELKSLGQKLRYLCAVRVGGTRLEHGEKCSIYGFSFETLDGHIEAGREWFLLKKDHQTGEVRFHIEAAWHPGEFPNWWSRVGFALVGRRYQRAWHRLTHVRLRELTRRRPDLVGQSAESGRIEHSGHELELGPVQFFAQIAPGRKKTQMDEEVEAVHRGQWLTPLGLGVLAGMRSMSAPTLVSRRLAQASGPHKDRLTEALSKPWVPKVLGLLAAGELVADKLPKTPSRVKLVPLTGRVLAGVLAATASVAGQKRSVVALAGVLGGVAAVASSWAFYSLRKVATKRFKVPSVAAAFTEDALVAALASRLMPGVEARAE from the coding sequence ATGATTGAGTGGCGGTGGCTCTCCGGTTGGACGGAGGAGGAGTTGGTGCCCCGGCTCGACGAGGCCCGCTCGCTGGGCCGCAACTACGCCGCCGGCGCGGGGGAGATGACGCTGGAGGCGGGCTGGAGTCAGGTGCACTCGGTGGGCCTGCTGGGTCACGAGCTGCCCGGCCCACCGCAACCCGATGGCATCTTCGAGCGCGCGCGGAAGGTGATGGAGACGTTCGACTTCTCGGACCCGCGCATCGTCCGCTGGCACTTCTCCGCCGACGAGCCGCTGCGTGGCCGCACGGTGCTGCTGGAGCTGAAGTCACTGGGACAGAAGCTGCGCTACCTGTGCGCGGTGCGCGTGGGCGGCACGCGGCTGGAGCACGGCGAGAAGTGCAGCATCTACGGCTTCAGCTTCGAGACGCTGGACGGCCACATCGAGGCGGGGCGCGAGTGGTTCCTCTTGAAGAAGGACCACCAGACGGGCGAGGTGCGCTTCCACATCGAGGCGGCGTGGCACCCCGGCGAGTTCCCCAACTGGTGGAGCCGCGTGGGCTTCGCGCTGGTGGGGCGCAGGTACCAGCGCGCATGGCACCGGCTGACGCACGTGCGCCTGCGCGAGCTGACGCGGCGGCGCCCGGACCTGGTGGGGCAGTCGGCGGAGTCGGGACGCATCGAGCACTCGGGGCACGAGCTGGAGTTGGGGCCCGTGCAGTTCTTCGCGCAAATCGCGCCCGGGCGAAAGAAGACGCAGATGGACGAGGAGGTAGAAGCCGTGCATCGAGGACAATGGTTGACGCCGCTGGGGCTGGGTGTGCTGGCGGGGATGCGAAGCATGAGCGCGCCAACGCTGGTGAGCCGGCGGCTGGCGCAGGCCTCGGGGCCGCACAAGGACCGGCTGACGGAGGCACTGTCGAAGCCGTGGGTGCCGAAGGTGCTGGGCCTGCTCGCGGCGGGGGAGCTGGTGGCGGACAAGCTGCCGAAGACTCCGTCGCGCGTGAAGCTCGTGCCGCTCACGGGCCGGGTGCTCGCGGGCGTGCTGGCCGCGACCGCATCGGTCGCGGGACAAAAGCGGAGCGTGGTGGCGCTGGCGGGCGTGCTCGGCGGCGTGGCGGCGGTGGCGTCGAGCTGGGCGTTCTATTCGCTGCGCAAGGTGGCCACGAAGCGCTTCAAGGTGCCGAGCGTGGCGGCGGCGTTCACCGAGGATGCACTGGTGGCGGCGCTGGCCTCGCGGCTGATGCCGGGGGTGGAAGCGCGCGCGGAGTGA